Proteins from one Candidatus Zixiibacteriota bacterium genomic window:
- the pcaH gene encoding protocatechuate 3,4-dioxygenase subunit beta: protein MEVREYNPRDWKSHPPYRYEGYRSSLKRAPLKRLVRIKQTLSEITGPLFGHEAVRPGDNDLTRNAGTGVEAMGERLIIVGRVLDEDERPVPNTLIEIWQANAAGRYQHDADQHDAPLDPNFIGAGRCMTNEKGEYRFVTIRPGAYPWLNHPNAWRPSHIHLSLFGPCFVTRLVTQFFFPGDPLLPLDPILSSIPSKKARERLIASYAHDVTEPEWALGYRFDIVLRGRRQTPFEEGRP, encoded by the coding sequence ATGGAGGTAAGAGAGTACAATCCGCGCGACTGGAAGTCGCATCCGCCTTACCGCTACGAGGGATACAGGTCCTCGTTGAAGCGGGCGCCGCTGAAACGCCTGGTGCGGATCAAGCAGACGCTGTCGGAAATCACGGGGCCGCTTTTCGGCCACGAGGCGGTGCGTCCCGGCGACAACGACCTCACGCGCAACGCGGGGACCGGCGTGGAGGCGATGGGCGAGCGCCTGATCATCGTCGGGCGCGTGCTCGACGAAGACGAGCGGCCCGTGCCGAACACCCTTATCGAGATCTGGCAGGCCAACGCCGCCGGCCGCTACCAGCATGACGCGGACCAGCACGACGCCCCGCTCGATCCCAATTTCATCGGCGCCGGCCGCTGCATGACCAACGAAAAAGGGGAGTACCGCTTCGTCACCATCCGGCCGGGCGCTTATCCCTGGCTCAACCATCCCAATGCGTGGCGGCCGTCGCACATTCATCTCTCGCTGTTCGGCCCGTGCTTCGTGACCCGGCTCGTCACGCAATTTTTCTTCCCGGGCGACCCGCTCCTCCCCCTCGATCCGATTTTGAGCTCGATCCCGAGCAAGAAGGCGCGCGAACGGCTGATCGCTTCCTACGCGCACGACGTGACCGAGCCCGAGTGGGCGCTCGGGTATCGTTTCGACATCGTTCTGCGCGGCCGGCGGCAGACGCCGTTCGAGGAGGGGCGGCCATGA
- the pcaG gene encoding protocatechuate 3,4-dioxygenase subunit alpha — protein sequence MKQTPSQTVGPFYSLGLTRSPMNRLAGEGTAGEKIRIEGRVLDGDGQPVPDALVEIWQANAYGRYHHPEDKQEKPLDPSFSGWGRCGTNERGEFWFETIKPGSVPGPGTTIQAPHINVAVFARGMLIHAHTRIYFSDEASNAGDPVLSCIRDKRRRQTLIAARENREGGAVYRFDIRLQGEGETVFFDA from the coding sequence ATGAAGCAGACGCCGTCGCAAACGGTCGGGCCGTTCTATTCGCTGGGGCTGACGCGCTCGCCGATGAACCGGCTCGCGGGCGAGGGGACCGCCGGAGAAAAGATCCGGATCGAAGGCCGCGTTCTCGACGGCGACGGCCAGCCGGTTCCGGACGCGCTCGTCGAGATCTGGCAGGCCAACGCCTACGGGCGCTACCATCACCCGGAGGACAAGCAGGAAAAGCCCCTCGACCCGAGCTTCTCCGGATGGGGGCGTTGCGGGACCAATGAGCGGGGAGAGTTCTGGTTCGAGACGATCAAGCCGGGATCCGTTCCCGGCCCGGGGACGACGATCCAGGCGCCGCACATCAACGTGGCGGTGTTCGCCCGGGGGATGCTCATCCACGCGCATACACGCATCTATTTTTCCGACGAGGCGTCGAACGCCGGCGACCCCGTCCTGTCGTGCATCAGGGACAAACGGCGGCGGCAGACGCTGATTGCGGCGCGGGAAAACCGGGAGGGAGGCGCCGTCTACCGCTTCGACATCCGCCTCCAGGGGGAAGGCGAGACGGTCTTTTTCGACGCGTAG